The region aaagtataaagaaaaatatacgtGCAATTCTTGTAATGCTGTGGTAAACCCAACTAGGCCGTGATGTATTGTTTtgtcttgtcttttcttttccctccctccctcccttccttttcttctttcttttccttcaatgCCAAGATCTTTTATTTGATTAAATTTTAGGAGACTTGCCAACACTCATTGATATCAAGGCAGCTAAGATTTGTATTGGTTTTTCTCCTCTACTTTGCTGTGTTTAGTttggtaatattttattgagaattttgtgTCTATTTGCATAAGACATTTTGGCATTTAATGTTCTTTTCTTGTAACATCTGTTCTcagctggttttgatatcagggtagcATTAGACTTATGAAAAAGTTGGTGAGTGTTACCTCTTTTTCTGTTATCTGAAACAGTTTTTACAAAATTAGGATTAGTTGTTCCTTAAATGCTTGTTTGAACTACTCCGTTTGGGGCTAgctgtattttttgtgtgtgtcacactccttccttctgttttaatatttttctttataacacaGAAATATCTTTCAGTTAGGTTCAGTTAGTGTAAGCTCTTTTTGTGTGTCTGAAAGTTTCCTTGTTTAACTCTCACTTTTGAATGATAGTTTACCAAGATGTAGAATTCTAgattgtcagtttttttttctcctgggtttttcttcctcaaatatctttagaaaattttccaaatttcttctttttttaaggttgGCATGACCAGGAGGCTTGGGTCTTATCTAAATATTAGGTCTGAAGGTCTAAcaaatggaaattaattttttttttttccaacaaaagGTTCACATGTTTATTACTGAGCTACACAGTGAGCAGTGGTGAGGAAAgatcaagaaaagaggagagagcaTCAAACACAGGCAGCTGTTCCAGACACTAGTGATGTTCTGATAATGTGTGCCACTTCATATGTGAGGCTCCTTATAGACCCAGCTTGGTTCTTCTCCAATGTCTTCTCTTAGAGTTGTACCTGATTTTATTACCAGTTTTCATTTGAATCCACTGGGCAATGGGACgattctgcttttgtttcttggccAGGAATTGCTTGATCCTGAAAGTCTTGTGAGAAGACATGGCGAGGAGCAAATCCAACCGCACATAGGATGGTGGAcaagagaaaagagggaaattaattttttaaatggatatccCAGTTTCTAATTAGACACCAGCAATATTTATGACAAAAAGTTCTTTATAGTCTCaaatatctttaattttaatgGAAACATTTTCTCCAAAAGATTAAACCAGAATTTCTGAATCATGGCTCCATATTAGAACCTACTGATTTGATTGGTTTGGGATGGGGGTCTAGGTAGGCTTGGGTTATCTTTTGATGTGTCCAGGTAATTCTAATGTATAGACAGAGATTAAGAAACACTGAGTTACAAATTGATCTGTACTTCagtgaaattttaatataaatttcagcagtctttttccttttttttaaagttactgacAATCTAATTCAAAATTAGATTGGAACTAatttacaggacttccctggtggtccaatggttaagactccatgcttccattgcagggggcacggtttgatccctggttggggaactaagatccctcatgctgtgtGGCGgccaaaaaaacattttttttttacatggaaAGACAgtcaaagcaatttaaaaaagaacatagtTCAGACTACCTGATTCAAGATTTATTTAATTACAGTGTGGTAGTAGTAATAAGATAGACATTATGGATCAATAGAATAGAATCGAGTGTCCAGAAATAGACCAACACACATAAGATCAGTTGATTTTTAGCAAAGGTGCCAAGGCACATCAAAGGAGGAAGttacagtcttttcaacaaatgtccTGGAACAACTGGCTAAtctggaggggaaaaaatgaacacTGACTCTtactcacaccatacacaacacAAGGGTTAtagaccaaaatttaaaaataaaaaatactataaaacatctagaagaaaattctgaacataaaaaaaacaccataaaagaaaaaaaataattaactggACTTCATTacaattaaaaacttttcttacAATTAAgtacttttcttactttccctacaatggaatactactcattaATAAAAGGGAATGAACTCTGAATACACACAACATGTGTGAATCTCAGAACATTAGCAAAACCTTATGCTAAATGGAAGAAGCCATATCCAAAGGagtaaatactgtataattcagTTTATATacaattctagaaaatgaaaaataatttatagtgTCACAGAGCAGATCAGTGATCTGCCACCTAGGGCCAGTGGTAGGGGGAATTGAATACAGAGGAGTTTGAGGGAACTTTTGTtggtgatggaaatatttataTCTTAATTGTGGGGATAATTACACAGTTGTACaatatttgtcaaaaatcattaaactgaacattttaaataGCTGTAAGTAAATTTGACTtcaataaatttgattttaagaAAAGTAACACTGGATTGGACAATCTCATATTCTTGTCCAATTACCATAGTATATAATTATGTGTCCTTTtcataagtttttatttattactttactATTATGGGTATACACTGACAGTTTAGTttgtattataataaaataaaattctagaatCAAAATTACATTTCAAGAAGGATTATAACTGCTCTttttaactgtgtgtgtgtgtgtgtgtgtgtgcacacgagCATATGTGTAGAGTCTTTACTATAGGCATcctcttccaaaataaaataaaacaaaaataaacaaactgggaATTGTAGCTTTATTTTACATAGTGCAGAATAAAATAGGCAAAGACAATTTTGGGAATGAAATTGTAGcttctagtttttattttgtgACTTCAAATCCATGTTAGTGGTTAAATTACAGTGTTTATGGTTGAATGTGGAGTATTTACTGTGGAGAAAGTATATTTATGGTCTTGGCTCATttactaataaaatattttaacctttAATTGAATGTTGCCATAGCATGGATGTTAAGTGTATGTTACAATTACATTCTGTTGTATGATACTgggaatgtttttattatttatatagtaATAAGGTGAAAAACTGtatactgtttaaaaaatatgtggaTAATAGCTATTTCAGATCTTTCATGTGAGCctattaaagcaaaaaaaaaaggttaaatacTGTTTTGTATATGCTGAATTCGCTGCTGCACAAAATAGAATGCAATGACCATGTTTTCAGAGTGCTGGAGTGATTGTAAACAGATGAAGAAGTGCTGAATCAGGCACTCCAGGACTTTGACAGTTGCCCTGGAAACAGGGTGCATTATACTTGCTAGCAataatctccctccctccttcccttcttccctccctccctgtttctctctcctcccccactccctccctcctctttccttttttttgatgatggcagtGCAAGTTGAATTTGTATACTGATCTAGGCTCACACTTaatgtaaatgatttttttaaattgggttcaaTGAAGGAAAATTAAACTATAGTTTTAATTAGACTATATTGTACAGTACCTGAAACTGAAAGGCTAAATAAACTGACATCTTTTAAAGTATTACATTTTCTTAGCATCTGTTATTGAGTTAAGAAGGTAGATTGAAATTTGTAATTTACTAAGTGACCTTGGATAAATTAAGCCCTTTgtttctcaattttctcatttgtaaaatggcaaTGGTAATAGTACCACAACTCCTAGTGGTGATGTAGATTAGATGAGCTAATGTATTTGAGGTGCTGGCACATAGTAacttctcaacaaatgtttgcatATCATCATCATGATCATATCCAAAGTAAAACAACTTCTATACCTCACTATGGCTATTTCAATACACATGTTACTAAGCAATATAAtgtatttcaaagaaaaatgctGGTAATGACACttgcaaataaacaaaaagaagtgtattgtaaattttatttgaatttacaataaaatttttgaattttttcaattggttgaatttttaaattgtatttattgcCAATGTATTAGGTTTTGTAATGATCATTTagataggagaaaatattcattcatttttagggTTTTTGGCCAGTTTCATAGATTGTAAAATAGCTGTAAAGACATAATTACAGTTTTCATACACACATATTTTAGCATTTTGGTGCATGCTGTATTAGATTTTATCTTCAGCATCTGACAGCATGTAGTGACAAGATTGATTTCTTCCTTATTCAATCGTCTGACAAATACATATTGtgtacctactgtgtaccagatgCTGGGGATATCACAATGAACAAGACAGTCAAGATTCTTGCTGTCATGAAACTACTGTCATGAAACTTAGAAATCATTGTTGGGGAAGGTACTGGGGAAGAGTGATTGGATAAAACAACACATAAAAGAACAAGATAGCTTCAGAAAGTGTGATAAgtcctgagaaaaaaataaaacaggctgGTGGGATACAATGTGCCTGGAAGGACTAATTTAGATTGCATGGTTATAGAAATCCTTTgtgagaagatgacatttgaactgagactTGAATGATGAGGGGACAGTCTCATGAAGACCTGGGGATGGATTTTCTGATTAGTGGGAATAGGAGTGCAACTGCTTCTTAGGCCTGATAAGCTTGGCATATTTGAATACTTTAAAAGATGAGCATTGCTAAAGGGTAACGATTGAGTGGAAGAGTGATAAAGGAGATGTGCGTAAAGATAGGCAGGGATCTGTATTTCACATATAGGCCCTGGGAATCATTTCTTACTGACTCTGTGAACCTTGATGCCACTAGCAAAGAGAAGTATGGAAAACATGTGGTTGGTATTAACAATGTGGCTtttaggaaaccaaaaaaatatcCACAGAGGTTTTCATTGCAGATTTGGAagtataataaaagaaataatcattAATTTTGTAGGCTCTGGAGATAAATCAGGCCTGACTGATTCCTGGCTTCTTTTTAGTGAAATATCAAGGtataaaaatttgttttgaaaGCAGTAGAGGAGAAAACTTGTACATAGCACCCTTTCCtcctattatatatgtatttattatataactacataaatatattcatatatatggatatgtgtatacatagagATTGATATAGACACATATATGAATACTAATAATTTTGGTTCATGTTTTGTGAATGCTATTACAAGATATGAACCTATCATATTTATATAGAATTACCAACTAGGCAGTTTGCTAGTAATTTTCTATTTTGGATTAATGCACTTTGAGGAATTAATCTTTCAGTCACTGGAGTAGTGAATTAGTCACTCTTTGCTTTACTCACTTTGATAATTTACTTGAATATCATGGATTTTATGAAGGGATAGACTGATTTGTTTAAGTTTTTCCTTATAAGTTTAACTTCTGTCATGTTGATaggtgatttttctctttctacttcaGGGCCACAGGCCACAAGTATCCTTTGCTCTAGTCAACCATCTGGAAATTTTATGCCACTGATAATTACTAGAAAGATAATGGAAAAACATTAgctaagtgcctactatgtgtatGTGCACAACAATTGATAATTTCTCCTTCTGGACTGGAGATTAGAattagaatatgaaaaaatatagttTTATGCTCTTTCTGGCAGGTGATAgttctttttatttcactttcagtTGTAATTGCTAGTTCACCTCTGGTATTGAGAAAATtgtcacaaattttaaaaaattataaataattcatGCTTGTGGTTAGCAATTTAAATAGTagaataagaaaaatggaaagtaaaagTTCCTGACCCCTGCAGTCTTATTCCCTAGAGATAAACTTTGCTAACAggttcttgtgtttccttctagaaTTTTAGATGTTTATGCAAGCATATGTAAgggtatgtttgtgtgtataaatTTACGTATATAGTgtatcttcctttcctttctctttttacaTGTATAGGATCTACAATACTGTTCTGCAACATTTTTGTCACTCAGTACATATTACTGATATCTTTCATAGACccatcttgttcttttttttttttttttttttttggttgcttcgggtctttagttgcggcatgcaggatcttcattgaggcatgtgcAATCTTTcactgtggcgcgtgggctccagagcatgtgggctcagtagttgcggctcgtgggctctctagttgtggcacaggctctagagtgtgcaggctcagtaattgcggtgcaagggcttagatgccccgcagcatgtgggatcttagttccctgacaagggatctaacctgcatcccctgcattggaaggcggattcttaaccactggaccacctggtaAATCCTCCATCTTGTTCTTTATAGCAGCTGTATGGTAGTGCATTGTTTGAATACAGTGTAATTTATTGACCTGGCTTCTATTGATAAACAGTTTCCTTGTAATTTGTATACTTGCATCGTGTATAAGTTTATCCATAGGCGTATGCCTTTAAAAGTTTTAGAGCAGTTGCCAAGTTGTCTTTCAAAATAGTAGCAACAATTTATATGCCCCACCCTGTGTTCCAGTATTTCCCCTTTATATTCTAGCTaatgcacaaaaacaaaaacagttgacTGTAGATAGGTAAATTTTAGtgataaacagaaaatatttttggttatgataaaagtaccatttattttctttttctttctttcttttttttttttggtatcttgtGACATCTTTATAAATACTCACATGGCAAAAgttgaattttacatttaatctCAAAGATGGTAGTACAGTGCTCAGCATGCTTGTTAGAAAACTTATACAGGACATGAATGATCTAAAGTggttaaaataaatgatatttattttaatatttagttaTTATATGCAAGCTAAAGTTCATGTAATTCAAATAACAATAAGTACATTTTTAGACTTCTCAGTATGAACTTTATCTATCATAAAATATAgttaatatagttttaaaatgaatGATTAAAATGGATTTAAATTTTGCAGATTGgatcaggcaagaatcatcaatggtTGCTAAATTCATGGGGAACTTTTAATGAGGAACAGGATATTTCAGTGATTTTAAAGAGTATCCTTGCAGATTGCTTATTAgttgcaagggaaaaaaacaataacTATACAGAGGATAAATCAGACAACACCTTGATCGATGATTAAAATTAATAGCAGTAAGGGGTAGATGGATATCGTGTGTTTCCAGATGTGATTCTCCAAGCAGTATTAGTATTTCAACCAAGAATGAATAACCTAAATCTAATTATGAGAAAAGATCAGACAAACCCCAAAATGAGGAGCAtactattaaaaacaaaggtTTATATTCTAAAAAAAGTCAGTGTCATAAAAGGCAAAGAGAGGCTTTAGATAGGTTTCAGATTAAAGGAGAGTAAAGAGATGTAACTAAATGTAATACCGATTGTAGATTGGATCCTATAAAAACTTATAGGACATTATTGGGTTGATTGACAAAATTAGAACAGGACAGTAGATTTGATACGAGTATTTAGCAGCGTTGGTTTTTCTGAAGTTAACTGTAGtatggttatgtaagagaatatccCTATTCTTATAAATTTACACTGAAGAATTTAGGGATAAGAGGGTATGATATAAGCAATTTTCTCTCAAAAAGTTCAAGAGGAAAAAATAGAGTGTGCTTGTAAGGGTGCATATATGATAAGGTAAAtaggacaaaatattttaaaaatatttatttatttttatttttaaattttcttttattattttttggctgcgttgggtcttagttgcagcacgcgggatcttcgttgaggcatgcaagaTCTTTCATTGCCGGATGCGGGCTCTTccttgtggcgcgcaggcttctctctagttgtggtgcgcgggcttcagagCGCGTGGGTTTCTGCAGTTTGCAGCACACGTGCTCTCTTGTTGAGGTGtgagcttagtagttgtggcgcatgggcttagttgccccgtggcgtgtgggatcttagttccctgaccagggattgcacccacatcccctgcattggaaggtggattctttaccactggaccaccagggaagtccctaggacaaaatattaacagtagaTTAGTCCAGGTAAGGACAAACAGGACTTCTATGCACTAATCTTGttttgcaactcttctgtaagtTTGCAGTTATgctcaaataaaatgtttaaaaaatggattaaagattttttttaataacagtgaCTTTTAAGAACTGTTTATAAAACCAAAGATTTTCAATCAgtggtattttattatgtattaagTAGGGAGAAATAATTCCAAAATCTAGCTATACCTCATTGCCAGAAATGCTAATTCTTTGTTGGAGAGTTTCTCATACAGAACAGTGTGGCTACTATGATTAGCAGGTGTTAAATATTGGGTTACAAACTAAGTGTTTTTAGAATCTTGAATTGGGAAAGATTAGTGTGGGCTACATGTTAGGTCTCTGAAGAAAGTGCAAAAGTTTGTGTGGTAGTAGTG is a window of Eschrichtius robustus isolate mEscRob2 chromosome 11, mEscRob2.pri, whole genome shotgun sequence DNA encoding:
- the LOC137771871 gene encoding large ribosomal subunit protein eL39-like; amino-acid sequence: MSSHKTFRIKQFLAKKQKQNRPIAQWIQMKTGNKIRYNSKRRHWRRTKLGL